Proteins encoded in a region of the Ruegeria sp. AD91A genome:
- a CDS encoding P-II family nitrogen regulator produces the protein MKLIIATIKPFKLEEVREALTEAGVRGMMVTEIKGFGSQSGHTEIYRGAEYAVNFVPKIKLEIVVPATMADQIVETITKTAKTGKIGDGKIFVLDVEQALRVRTGETNEDAL, from the coding sequence GTGAAACTGATCATTGCGACAATCAAGCCGTTCAAGCTGGAGGAGGTGCGCGAGGCACTGACCGAGGCCGGCGTGCGCGGCATGATGGTAACCGAGATCAAGGGCTTCGGCTCGCAATCCGGTCACACCGAAATCTATCGGGGGGCCGAATATGCTGTGAATTTCGTACCCAAGATCAAGCTCGAGATCGTGGTGCCCGCGACAATGGCCGACCAGATCGTCGAGACTATCACCAAAACAGCCAAAACCGGCAAAATCGGTGACGGCAAGATTTTCGTCCTCGATGTCGAGCAGGCGCTGCGCGTGCGGACCGGGGAAACCAACGAGGACGCGCTGTAA
- a CDS encoding ammonium transporter, whose protein sequence is MNLMKSLIPAAAIVALPQMGLAQEAAGEAAQHTQYILTSLLFLVGGFLVFWMAAGFAMLEAGLVRSKNVAMQLVKNIGLFSFAAIMYWLVGFNLMYPGDGWTITGILGAFSPTSLEPVGLADTETALDYASVGSDFFFQLMFCATTASIVSGTMAERVKLWPFFFFVIVLTGIIYPIEASWQWGGGWLSEMGFSDFAGSTLVHAAGGFAALAGAIVLGPRIGKYNKDGKVVPIPGSNLALATLGTFILWLGWFGFNGGSQLAMGTIGDMADISRIFANTNMAAAAGAVAALILTQVMYGKVDLTMVLNGALAGLVSITAEPLAPSLFQALIIGAIGGVIVVLTVPMLDRMKIDDVVGAIPVHLIAGFWGTFIVAWTNGDASFVTQIIGFAAIGIFVFVVSFILFSVLKATVGLRVGEEEEINGLDMGELGMEAYPEFSKG, encoded by the coding sequence ATGAACCTGATGAAATCTCTCATCCCTGCCGCCGCGATTGTCGCGCTGCCGCAGATGGGCCTTGCGCAAGAGGCCGCAGGCGAGGCCGCACAGCACACGCAATACATCCTGACCTCACTGCTGTTTCTGGTCGGCGGTTTTCTCGTATTCTGGATGGCCGCGGGCTTTGCCATGCTCGAGGCCGGTCTGGTGCGTTCGAAAAACGTGGCCATGCAGCTGGTCAAGAACATTGGCCTGTTTTCCTTTGCGGCCATCATGTACTGGCTGGTGGGATTTAACCTGATGTATCCGGGCGATGGGTGGACCATCACCGGCATCCTGGGTGCGTTCTCGCCAACGTCGCTCGAGCCGGTTGGTTTGGCCGACACCGAAACCGCGCTGGATTATGCTTCCGTAGGTTCAGACTTCTTTTTCCAACTGATGTTCTGCGCCACCACCGCGTCCATCGTATCGGGCACCATGGCCGAGCGCGTCAAACTGTGGCCCTTCTTCTTCTTCGTGATTGTCCTGACAGGAATCATCTACCCGATCGAAGCGTCCTGGCAGTGGGGTGGCGGCTGGTTGTCCGAGATGGGCTTCAGCGATTTCGCAGGCTCGACCCTGGTGCACGCCGCAGGTGGCTTTGCAGCGCTGGCCGGTGCCATCGTACTTGGCCCGCGCATCGGCAAGTACAACAAGGACGGCAAGGTTGTTCCGATCCCCGGTTCGAACCTGGCGCTGGCAACCTTGGGGACGTTCATCCTGTGGTTGGGTTGGTTCGGTTTCAACGGCGGCTCGCAGCTGGCAATGGGAACCATCGGTGACATGGCCGATATCAGCCGTATCTTCGCCAACACCAACATGGCCGCTGCCGCCGGTGCCGTCGCCGCCTTGATCCTGACGCAGGTGATGTACGGCAAGGTTGACCTGACCATGGTTCTGAACGGCGCGCTGGCCGGTCTGGTGTCAATCACCGCTGAACCCTTGGCGCCGTCGCTGTTTCAGGCGCTGATCATTGGTGCAATCGGTGGTGTGATCGTTGTCCTGACCGTTCCGATGCTGGACCGCATGAAGATCGACGACGTGGTCGGTGCGATTCCGGTTCACCTGATCGCAGGCTTCTGGGGTACCTTCATCGTGGCATGGACCAACGGTGACGCGTCCTTCGTGACCCAGATCATTGGCTTCGCTGCCATTGGGATCTTCGTCTTCGTCGTCAGCTTCATCCTGTTCTCGGTCCTCAAGGCAACAGTCGGCCTGCGGGTCGGTGAGGAAGAAGAGATCAACGGGCTCGACATGGGTGAGTTGGGGATGGAAGCGTATCCCGAGTTCTCGAAAGGTTGA
- a CDS encoding amino acid aminotransferase, with product MFENLKPQPADKILALMQMYREDPRDQKIDLGVGVYKNAEGITPVMRAVKAAERRIWEEQDTKAYTGLAGDPAYADAMIGLILGTSVKRGNIAAVATPGGTGACRQAFEMIRMANPSARVFVSNPTWPNHLSILNYLGIETVQYRYFDGDTRGVDFDGMIEDLKTAKAGDVVLLHGCCHNPTGANLNIVQWQEVVNLINALGLVAMIDIAYQGFGDGLEEDAQATRLVASSVKECLIAASCSKNFGVYRERTGLLMAISADAGQTALNQGTLSFLNRQNYSFPPDHGARVVTTILMDEALRADWAIELEEVRLSMLDLRQQLADELQRLSGSDRFGFIAQHRGMFSRLGAAQELVEKLRVDHGIYMVGDSRLNIAGLNATTVPILAKAIVDVGV from the coding sequence ATGTTCGAGAACCTGAAACCGCAGCCTGCCGACAAGATCCTGGCGCTGATGCAGATGTACCGCGAAGACCCGCGCGATCAGAAGATCGACCTGGGTGTTGGCGTTTATAAAAACGCAGAGGGCATTACCCCGGTCATGCGCGCCGTCAAAGCGGCCGAGCGGCGCATCTGGGAAGAGCAGGACACCAAGGCTTATACCGGGCTGGCCGGCGACCCGGCCTATGCGGATGCGATGATCGGGTTAATCCTCGGCACGTCGGTTAAGCGCGGCAATATCGCAGCTGTGGCGACACCGGGCGGCACCGGCGCCTGCCGTCAGGCGTTCGAGATGATCCGCATGGCCAACCCGTCAGCCCGCGTGTTTGTGTCGAACCCGACATGGCCGAACCACCTGTCGATCCTGAACTATCTGGGGATCGAGACGGTTCAATACCGCTATTTCGATGGTGACACACGTGGCGTCGATTTCGACGGCATGATCGAAGACCTGAAGACCGCCAAGGCGGGTGACGTGGTTCTGCTGCACGGTTGCTGCCACAACCCGACCGGTGCCAACCTCAACATCGTTCAATGGCAGGAAGTCGTGAACCTGATCAACGCACTTGGCCTCGTAGCGATGATCGACATCGCCTATCAGGGCTTCGGCGACGGTCTGGAAGAGGATGCGCAAGCAACACGTCTGGTCGCATCTTCGGTCAAGGAATGCCTCATAGCGGCGTCGTGTTCGAAGAATTTCGGCGTGTACCGCGAACGCACTGGTTTGCTGATGGCCATCAGCGCCGATGCCGGGCAGACCGCATTGAACCAAGGGACGCTGTCATTCCTGAACCGCCAAAACTATTCGTTTCCACCTGACCACGGCGCACGTGTTGTGACGACCATTCTGATGGATGAAGCGTTGCGCGCAGACTGGGCCATCGAGTTGGAAGAGGTTCGCCTGTCCATGCTGGATTTGCGTCAGCAATTGGCCGACGAGCTGCAGCGTCTGAGCGGCTCGGACCGCTTTGGTTTCATCGCCCAACACCGTGGCATGTTCTCACGCTTGGGGGCGGCACAGGAACTGGTCGAGAAACTGCGTGTCGATCACGGCATCTATATGGTCGGCGACAGCCGCCTGAACATCGCCGGTCTGAACGCGACCACCGTGCCGATCCTGGCCAAGGCGATTGTCGACGTCGGGGTTTGA
- the sseA gene encoding 3-mercaptopyruvate sulfurtransferase, which yields MQDDPKTLVSTEWLAAHMKDPDLRILDGSWYLPAQNRDAKAEYDAGHIPGARFFDIDEISDHRSDLPHMAPPVEKFMSRLRAMGVGDGHQVVVYDGAGLMSAARVWWLFRLMGQENIAVLDGGFPKWQAEGREVEDLPPVIRDRHMTVRVQNQLVRDVTQVSAAAKLGDHEIIDARSAGRFAGAEAEPREGLRSGHIPGSRNVPFGQLLNAKGTMKSPEECRAIFEAAGVDLSKPAITSCGSGVTAAILSLALERMGKKDHSLYDGSWAEWGAFPTLPVATGET from the coding sequence TCGTATCTACCGAATGGCTGGCCGCGCATATGAAGGACCCGGATCTGCGGATTCTGGACGGGTCGTGGTACTTGCCCGCACAAAATCGTGATGCAAAGGCCGAATATGATGCAGGCCACATCCCCGGTGCGAGGTTCTTTGATATTGATGAGATATCAGATCACCGTTCCGACTTGCCGCACATGGCGCCTCCGGTCGAGAAATTCATGTCGCGCCTGCGGGCGATGGGTGTGGGCGATGGTCATCAGGTCGTGGTTTATGATGGCGCTGGGCTGATGTCGGCTGCACGCGTCTGGTGGCTGTTCCGTCTGATGGGGCAGGAAAACATCGCGGTTCTGGATGGTGGGTTCCCCAAATGGCAGGCGGAAGGGCGCGAGGTTGAAGATCTGCCGCCGGTCATCCGTGATCGTCACATGACCGTTCGGGTACAAAACCAGCTTGTCCGGGACGTCACGCAAGTGTCCGCCGCCGCCAAGCTTGGTGATCATGAGATTATCGACGCCCGCTCTGCCGGCCGGTTTGCCGGGGCCGAAGCCGAGCCGCGCGAGGGTCTGCGTTCGGGCCATATTCCGGGCTCACGCAATGTCCCCTTTGGCCAGTTGCTGAACGCCAAAGGCACCATGAAGTCGCCGGAAGAGTGCCGCGCCATATTCGAGGCTGCGGGCGTCGATCTGTCGAAACCGGCGATCACCTCGTGCGGGTCTGGCGTGACTGCCGCGATCCTGAGCCTTGCGCTGGAGCGCATGGGTAAGAAAGACCACTCGCTTTATGACGGCTCATGGGCTGAATGGGGTGCCTTCCCGACCCTGCCCGTCGCAACCGGAGAGACCTGA